The following coding sequences lie in one Photobacterium sp. CCB-ST2H9 genomic window:
- a CDS encoding adenine glycosylase translates to MLTLSGAQLLLKSLRLSVRQQLAGQDMSGQTAATDQAETGDKAKVLSVSGTIPFERQQHLSKLFELAGAKNNNARQVYRISNQTAQALKIREVKFQGNIRADEQESLRQWAVSFELVEHMSVPERVEQRQAEKTAVQQKVQGVTTPATEVIASAEVPPGTEVEMSGFMRFLKYLDNQLA, encoded by the coding sequence ATGCTGACCTTATCCGGAGCCCAGCTCCTTCTCAAATCCCTGCGCCTCAGTGTGCGCCAGCAACTTGCCGGACAGGATATGTCCGGCCAGACGGCTGCGACGGACCAGGCGGAAACCGGGGACAAAGCCAAGGTGCTGTCTGTGAGTGGCACCATTCCTTTTGAACGTCAGCAACACCTGAGCAAGCTGTTCGAACTGGCCGGGGCCAAAAACAACAACGCCCGCCAGGTGTATCGCATCAGCAACCAGACAGCCCAGGCCCTGAAAATCCGTGAAGTGAAGTTTCAGGGCAACATCAGGGCGGATGAGCAGGAATCCCTGCGTCAGTGGGCGGTGAGCTTTGAGCTGGTTGAACACATGTCTGTGCCTGAGCGGGTTGAACAACGCCAGGCAGAAAAAACAGCAGTGCAACAAAAAGTACAGGGTGTTACCACGCCAGCAACTGAAGTCATTGCTTCTGCTGAAGTACCACCGGGGACTGAAGTTGAAATGTCTGGCTTCATGCGATTCCTGAAATATTTGGATAACCAGCTGGCATGA
- a CDS encoding Lon protease family protein — MAVQKLHPKDLYLAVNQDKFEFSSTKHLEPLDEIVGQERAQQAVEFAMSIKEKGYNIYAVGRNGLGKRTMVLRYLNRHDPNGDASPLYDWCYVADFDEPRTPKVLKLQPGMGTPFKKDIEKLMMRMVKALPLAFDNEMYYSRSEQLKNQLAQKQQAALGNLTTEAKDQNVSLTLTTQGDYQLVAMNGEEPHTEESFEALPQAEQEKFEEIISALEVKLRGIAREMTDWEEEFSDKIQKLNEEVALGVVSHFIKPLKKQYRGHSEIKEYLSAMQKDILENLDIFLEESEDQVALAYAALDRKMPRRYQVNVLVSQDSERFPIVVEESPNYHTIFGYIENATYKGTVFTDFSLIRSGSLHRANGGVLLMDAVKVLERPFVWDGLKRALRSRKLNLSSLEREVTLSGTISLEPEPIPLDVKIILFGDYQTYQLLVHYDPDFSELFRVTADFEDEMDRTDGSEAQYARFISSIVHDNNMLHCDRKAIARIIEYSSRQAEDQNKLSLHSADIANLLRETNYTARAANATMIRVAHVEQALLRQEKRVSRLQDQMLHTFRNGTTLIDTQGEVTGQINGLSVISTSDHRFGIPNRITATTSWGEGEVMDIERSVKLGGRIHSKGVMILTAYLSSLFGKSAKIPLTTHLTFEQSYGGVDGDSASMAELCAIISAFSGCALNQSIAITGSMNQFGQAQPIGGVNEKIEGFFDVCTIKGRHARQGVIIPQSNAHNLMLRKDVLAAVEKGDFHIWAIHHVSEAISLLTGEETGIWQEGGYPPDSVLGIAQNKLNAMRK; from the coding sequence ATGGCAGTTCAAAAACTACATCCTAAAGATTTATATCTAGCTGTTAATCAAGATAAATTTGAGTTTTCTTCGACCAAGCATTTAGAACCGCTGGACGAGATCGTCGGCCAGGAACGTGCCCAGCAGGCGGTTGAGTTTGCGATGTCGATTAAGGAGAAGGGTTACAACATTTATGCCGTTGGCCGGAACGGGCTGGGGAAGCGCACCATGGTGCTGCGCTACCTGAACCGTCATGATCCCAATGGTGATGCGTCGCCGTTGTATGACTGGTGTTATGTCGCGGACTTTGATGAGCCGCGTACCCCGAAAGTGCTGAAACTGCAACCGGGAATGGGGACGCCATTCAAAAAAGATATCGAAAAGCTGATGATGCGGATGGTGAAAGCGCTGCCGCTGGCCTTCGACAATGAAATGTATTATTCGCGTTCTGAGCAGCTGAAAAATCAGCTGGCGCAAAAACAGCAAGCGGCACTGGGCAACCTGACGACTGAAGCTAAGGACCAGAATGTCAGCCTGACACTGACCACTCAGGGCGACTATCAGCTGGTGGCAATGAACGGCGAAGAGCCTCATACCGAGGAAAGTTTTGAAGCATTACCTCAGGCTGAGCAGGAGAAGTTTGAAGAAATTATCAGTGCACTGGAAGTGAAACTGCGTGGGATTGCCCGCGAGATGACCGACTGGGAAGAAGAGTTCTCCGATAAAATCCAGAAGCTGAATGAAGAAGTCGCGCTGGGTGTGGTGTCGCACTTCATCAAGCCTTTGAAAAAGCAGTATCGGGGCCATAGTGAGATTAAGGAATATCTGTCGGCGATGCAGAAAGATATTCTGGAAAATCTCGATATCTTTCTGGAAGAAAGTGAAGATCAGGTCGCGCTGGCTTATGCGGCGCTGGACCGGAAAATGCCGCGGCGTTATCAGGTGAATGTGCTGGTCAGTCAGGACAGTGAGCGTTTTCCGATCGTGGTGGAAGAAAGTCCGAATTACCACACTATTTTCGGTTATATCGAAAATGCGACCTACAAAGGCACCGTGTTTACCGACTTCTCGTTGATCCGCTCCGGCAGCCTGCACCGTGCGAATGGCGGCGTGTTGCTGATGGATGCGGTGAAAGTGCTGGAGCGGCCTTTTGTGTGGGACGGTCTCAAGCGTGCGCTGCGTTCGCGGAAGCTGAACCTGAGTTCGCTGGAAAGGGAAGTGACGTTATCCGGCACGATTTCTCTGGAACCGGAGCCGATTCCGCTGGATGTGAAGATTATTCTGTTCGGTGATTATCAAACCTATCAGTTGCTGGTGCATTATGATCCGGACTTCAGCGAACTGTTCCGGGTGACTGCGGACTTTGAAGATGAGATGGATCGCACTGATGGGTCAGAAGCGCAGTACGCGCGGTTCATTTCCAGCATTGTGCACGATAACAATATGCTGCATTGCGACCGTAAAGCGATTGCCCGGATTATCGAATACAGCTCTCGTCAGGCAGAAGATCAGAATAAGTTGTCGCTGCATTCGGCGGATATTGCAAATCTGCTGCGGGAGACCAATTACACCGCCAGAGCGGCCAATGCGACCATGATTCGTGTGGCTCATGTTGAACAGGCGCTGCTCCGTCAGGAAAAACGGGTCAGCCGGTTGCAGGATCAAATGCTGCACACCTTCAGAAACGGCACCACGCTGATTGATACGCAGGGGGAAGTGACGGGGCAGATTAACGGTTTGTCGGTGATTTCGACGTCCGATCATCGTTTCGGGATTCCGAACCGGATCACCGCGACCACGTCCTGGGGAGAAGGCGAGGTGATGGATATCGAACGCAGCGTGAAGCTGGGTGGCCGGATTCACTCCAAAGGCGTGATGATCCTGACGGCATACCTGTCTTCCCTGTTCGGAAAAAGCGCAAAAATTCCGTTGACCACCCATCTGACGTTTGAACAGTCTTATGGTGGTGTCGACGGAGACAGCGCCTCAATGGCGGAGCTGTGTGCGATTATTTCGGCTTTCTCGGGTTGCGCGCTCAACCAGTCGATCGCGATCACCGGTTCGATGAATCAGTTCGGACAGGCGCAGCCGATTGGCGGTGTCAATGAGAAGATCGAAGGCTTCTTCGATGTCTGTACCATTAAAGGCCGCCATGCCCGGCAGGGTGTCATTATCCCGCAGTCGAATGCGCATAACCTGATGTTGCGTAAAGATGTTTTGGCCGCTGTGGAGAAAGGAGATTTCCATATCTGGGCGATTCATCATGTCAGTGAAGCCATCAGCCTGCTGACGGGAGAAGAAACGGGTATATGGCAGGAGGGCGGTTATCCGCCGGATTCTGTGCTGGGGATTGCACAAAACAAGCTGAATGCGATGCGCAAGTAG
- the doeB2 gene encoding N(2)-acetyl-L-2,4-diaminobutanoate deacetylase DoeB2 translates to MSDFWQKNLSAAKSFRQELHRHPELGWQEHQTAAAIRDRLTALGIDWRLCAKTGTVAHFPSLHPDGCHLALRGDIDALPIEEDSGRSWASRHQGCMHACGHDGHTAALMATAAWLKAHEDQLKGPVTLLFQPAEEGGHGAREMIADGALDGVDEVYGWHNWPAIPFGKMICPDHLVMCGNGTFSVTVKGKGGHASQPELCADPVLAASAITLNLQQIISRRLPPQHAAVVSVTSIEAASGLTVIPQQAVLSGSIRVPDDDTKARINQLIEEICHHTALSYGVTCEVAIQPRYSATINHAKQAEKARRAWLADAEQQLDHAISLPVMASEDFSYYLQQLPGAFALIGADDGERTHQYPCHSPHYDFNDRLLEKVVRWYARLAGAPLPDYTE, encoded by the coding sequence ATGTCCGATTTTTGGCAAAAAAATCTGTCTGCGGCGAAATCCTTCAGGCAGGAATTACATCGTCATCCCGAACTGGGGTGGCAGGAACATCAGACGGCCGCAGCGATCCGGGACCGGCTGACGGCGCTGGGCATTGACTGGCGCCTTTGTGCGAAAACCGGCACGGTTGCGCATTTTCCGTCGCTTCACCCGGATGGCTGCCATCTTGCGCTGCGGGGCGACATTGATGCGCTGCCGATTGAAGAAGACAGCGGCCGAAGCTGGGCTTCCCGGCATCAGGGCTGTATGCATGCCTGTGGTCATGACGGTCACACCGCGGCTCTGATGGCGACTGCGGCCTGGCTGAAAGCGCATGAAGATCAACTGAAAGGGCCGGTCACTTTGCTGTTTCAGCCCGCAGAGGAAGGCGGGCATGGTGCCCGGGAAATGATTGCCGATGGCGCGCTGGACGGTGTTGATGAAGTTTATGGCTGGCATAACTGGCCAGCCATCCCGTTCGGAAAAATGATTTGTCCGGATCACCTGGTGATGTGCGGCAACGGGACTTTTTCGGTGACGGTGAAAGGCAAGGGGGGGCATGCCAGCCAGCCGGAGCTCTGTGCTGATCCTGTGCTGGCAGCTTCAGCGATAACACTGAATCTGCAGCAGATCATCAGTCGTCGTCTGCCCCCGCAGCATGCTGCTGTGGTGAGTGTCACGTCAATCGAAGCTGCCAGTGGGCTGACCGTGATTCCGCAGCAGGCCGTGCTGAGTGGCAGTATCCGCGTGCCGGATGACGACACGAAAGCCCGGATCAATCAGCTGATTGAAGAAATCTGCCATCATACTGCTCTGAGTTACGGCGTGACCTGTGAAGTGGCAATCCAGCCGCGCTACAGTGCGACTATCAATCATGCGAAACAGGCTGAAAAAGCCCGCCGAGCCTGGCTGGCGGATGCAGAACAGCAGCTTGATCACGCAATTTCCCTGCCGGTGATGGCGTCGGAAGATTTCAGTTACTACCTGCAACAGCTGCCGGGTGCATTCGCCCTGATCGGTGCGGATGACGGCGAAAGGACGCATCAGTATCCCTGTCATAGTCCGCACTACGATTTTAATGATCGGTTACTCGAAAAAGTGGTTCGATGGTACGCCCGGCTTGCGGGGGCGCCATTACCGGACTACACAGAGTAA
- a CDS encoding anhydro-N-acetylmuramic acid kinase, with translation MSRELYRELYIGVMSGTSMDGVDTALVAIDEQHLELLAHYDFPMPADLKQRLLDVCIGQQTSLIEIGALDHLLGHLFADAVNALLKKSGYSAGQIRAIGNHGQTVFHQPCGDAPFTMQLGDANIIATKTGIDTVADFRRKDMALGGQGAPLVPAFHKTIFQSSDSSVVILNIGGIANISVLHPDQPVLGFDTGPGNMLMDAWCQQHTGHKFDHDGQFASQGEVCQTLLHALLQDPYFARSAPKSTGRELFNLPWLTQHLAGQTLKPEDVQRTLCEFTAVTIARDVLSFQSGPQPTLLVCGGGARNPLLMTRLAALLGDWQVSTTGEHGIDSDYMEAMAFAWLAQRRIHNLPSNLPEVTGASRLASLGVLYFA, from the coding sequence ATGAGCCGGGAGTTATACCGGGAGTTATACATAGGCGTGATGTCCGGCACCAGTATGGATGGTGTGGATACGGCGCTGGTTGCGATTGACGAGCAACACCTTGAATTATTAGCCCATTATGACTTTCCGATGCCCGCAGACCTCAAACAGCGGTTGCTGGATGTATGTATCGGCCAGCAAACCAGTCTGATTGAAATCGGTGCGCTGGACCATCTGCTCGGGCACCTGTTTGCTGATGCGGTCAATGCCCTGCTGAAGAAATCCGGCTATTCCGCCGGACAGATCCGGGCGATTGGCAACCATGGTCAGACGGTATTCCACCAGCCTTGCGGCGATGCTCCCTTCACCATGCAGCTGGGAGATGCCAATATTATCGCCACCAAAACCGGGATCGATACCGTGGCCGACTTCCGCCGCAAAGATATGGCGCTCGGCGGACAAGGTGCCCCGCTGGTGCCCGCGTTTCACAAAACCATCTTCCAGTCTTCCGACTCCAGTGTCGTGATTCTGAACATCGGCGGCATCGCCAACATTTCCGTGCTCCACCCGGATCAGCCGGTGCTCGGGTTTGATACCGGTCCCGGCAACATGCTGATGGATGCCTGGTGTCAGCAACATACCGGCCACAAATTTGATCACGACGGCCAGTTCGCCAGTCAGGGCGAGGTCTGCCAGACACTGCTGCATGCCTTGCTTCAAGATCCATATTTTGCCCGTTCAGCCCCGAAGAGCACCGGCCGGGAACTGTTTAACCTGCCCTGGCTGACCCAACACCTGGCAGGCCAGACACTCAAACCAGAAGATGTGCAGCGCACCCTGTGTGAATTCACCGCAGTTACCATTGCCCGGGATGTTCTGTCATTTCAGTCCGGCCCGCAGCCGACCCTGCTGGTCTGCGGCGGCGGAGCCCGGAACCCGCTCCTGATGACACGTTTAGCGGCATTGCTGGGCGACTGGCAGGTTTCCACTACCGGTGAACATGGCATCGACAGTGATTACATGGAGGCCATGGCGTTTGCCTGGCTGGCTCAGCGACGTATTCACAACCTGCCGAGCAATTTACCCGAAGTGACCGGAGCCAGCCGACTGGCATCTCTGGGAGTGCTGTACTTCGCCTGA
- a CDS encoding aldo/keto reductase family oxidoreductase has translation MVAKVELTPQGPEFSELVQGYWRLADWGMSPQERLTFLKQHIELGITTVDHADIYGGYSCEQLFGEALALDPSVREHIQIVSKCDIKLCGSQYPEQKINHYNTSKSHITESVNHSLQRLGVEQLDVLLIHRPDVLMDADEVAEAFAALKQQGKVAQFGVSNFSPAQFDLLQSRLDAPLVTNQVEINPLNFEVCHDGTLDQLQMKRTKPMAWSCMAGGEIFNGQSEQAVRVRNELEAIRQEIGADSIDQVIYAWVRRLPSKPLPIIGSGKIERVKDAVASLAFELSREQWFRVWVASKGHGVP, from the coding sequence ATGGTGGCAAAAGTCGAACTGACGCCTCAGGGGCCTGAGTTTTCTGAACTGGTCCAAGGCTACTGGCGTCTGGCAGACTGGGGCATGAGCCCTCAGGAGCGACTGACCTTCCTGAAGCAGCATATTGAGCTGGGGATCACGACCGTTGATCATGCCGACATCTACGGAGGGTACAGTTGTGAGCAGCTGTTTGGTGAAGCGCTGGCATTGGATCCGAGTGTGCGTGAGCACATTCAGATTGTCTCGAAGTGCGATATCAAACTGTGTGGCAGCCAGTATCCTGAGCAGAAGATTAACCATTACAACACCAGCAAATCGCACATCACCGAGTCGGTCAATCATTCATTGCAACGCCTTGGCGTCGAGCAGCTCGATGTCTTGCTGATCCACCGTCCGGATGTGCTGATGGATGCCGATGAAGTGGCCGAGGCTTTCGCAGCACTGAAGCAGCAGGGCAAAGTGGCGCAGTTTGGGGTGTCAAACTTCTCGCCAGCACAGTTCGACCTGCTGCAATCACGGTTAGACGCACCACTGGTGACGAATCAGGTTGAAATCAATCCGCTGAATTTTGAGGTCTGCCATGACGGCACTCTGGATCAGCTGCAAATGAAACGCACGAAACCGATGGCCTGGTCTTGTATGGCCGGCGGCGAGATCTTCAATGGTCAGTCTGAGCAGGCCGTTCGTGTTCGCAATGAACTGGAAGCGATTCGTCAGGAAATCGGTGCTGATTCCATTGATCAGGTCATTTATGCCTGGGTACGCCGTTTACCGTCCAAGCCTTTGCCGATTATCGGTTCCGGAAAAATTGAGCGGGTGAAAGATGCGGTGGCTTCACTGGCGTTTGAGCTGAGCCGTGAGCAGTGGTTCCGGGTCTGGGTGGCCTCCAAAGGACACGGAGTGCCATAA
- a CDS encoding GNAT family N-acetyltransferase, producing the protein MENKLLTIRPMKTDEVEIAVEWAAQEGWNPGLNDAACYAKADPNGFLIGLLDEEPIATISAIRYDSTFGFIGFYIVKPEYRGKGYGIQLWNAAMKSLAGCNVGLDGVVEQQANYQKSGFQLAYSNLRYEGVAGGDVQPDAAVVPLSDVPLDAIEAYDQPFFPVQRTDFLKTWINQPHSHALGIMENDQLAGYGVIRQCRTGYKIGPLYADNAQLAERLFLALKSRADSSQPVFLDVPEVNTAAVALAEKYGMTVSFGTARMYTQNAPALPLNRLFGVTSFEIG; encoded by the coding sequence ATGGAAAACAAGTTGTTGACGATCAGGCCGATGAAAACGGACGAAGTCGAAATCGCGGTTGAGTGGGCTGCTCAGGAAGGGTGGAATCCGGGGCTCAATGATGCAGCCTGTTACGCCAAGGCTGATCCTAATGGTTTTCTGATTGGCCTGCTTGATGAAGAACCAATCGCGACAATTTCTGCGATCCGCTATGACAGCACGTTTGGCTTTATCGGATTTTATATTGTAAAGCCGGAATATCGCGGGAAGGGGTATGGCATTCAACTCTGGAATGCAGCGATGAAGTCTCTGGCTGGCTGCAATGTCGGTCTGGATGGCGTGGTTGAGCAGCAGGCAAATTATCAGAAATCCGGTTTTCAACTGGCGTACAGCAATCTACGGTATGAAGGTGTGGCTGGCGGAGATGTCCAGCCAGATGCAGCGGTTGTACCGCTGTCTGATGTGCCATTGGATGCGATTGAAGCTTATGACCAGCCTTTCTTTCCCGTTCAGCGAACCGACTTTTTGAAAACCTGGATTAATCAGCCGCATAGCCATGCGCTGGGGATCATGGAAAATGATCAGCTGGCTGGCTATGGTGTGATTCGCCAGTGCAGAACCGGCTATAAAATTGGTCCTTTGTATGCGGATAATGCCCAGCTGGCCGAGCGTTTGTTTCTGGCACTGAAATCCCGTGCAGATTCATCTCAGCCTGTGTTTCTGGATGTGCCGGAGGTCAATACAGCAGCCGTTGCGCTGGCCGAAAAATATGGAATGACAGTGTCCTTCGGCACTGCCCGGATGTATACCCAAAATGCGCCAGCATTACCGCTGAATCGGCTGTTTGGCGTGACATCATTTGAGATTGGGTGA
- a CDS encoding MAPEG family protein, with protein sequence MTTSFFASVLALWLCWLSIQVIKARRRHQIGYGDGEGKAKDLQLACSAQSNAVNYIPIALILLFLLEENGGANWLIVLAGLVFTSGRVIHGRGILADSLKGRVLGMQLTLWPIIALAVLNLLYLIFG encoded by the coding sequence ATGACGACAAGTTTTTTTGCTTCGGTGCTGGCGCTGTGGCTCTGCTGGCTGTCGATCCAGGTCATCAAGGCTCGCCGGCGTCATCAAATTGGTTACGGCGACGGAGAAGGGAAAGCAAAAGATCTGCAACTGGCCTGTTCGGCGCAGTCAAATGCGGTGAATTATATTCCAATTGCGTTGATCTTACTTTTTCTGCTGGAAGAAAACGGCGGTGCAAACTGGCTGATTGTCCTTGCCGGGCTGGTGTTTACCTCAGGGCGGGTGATCCATGGCCGGGGGATTCTGGCTGACAGCCTGAAAGGCCGGGTACTGGGGATGCAATTGACGCTCTGGCCGATTATCGCGCTGGCGGTGCTGAATTTGTTGTACCTCATTTTTGGCTGA
- a CDS encoding helix-turn-helix transcriptional regulator produces MSFSERLRNLMGKESISGFARRVELSEGLIRKYLNGSEPSLQKANQIAMKANCSLEWLATGCGYLYRQAEVVDKDALAVAWEHVTGQSFSGKTADELTKVLSGYQFLRTHKKSDGYLDVQAMASFLSLAQQEEPS; encoded by the coding sequence ATGTCATTTTCAGAACGATTAAGAAACCTGATGGGTAAGGAAAGCATCAGCGGTTTTGCCCGTCGGGTCGAGCTGAGTGAAGGGCTGATCCGTAAGTATTTGAATGGCAGTGAACCCAGCCTGCAGAAGGCCAATCAAATCGCGATGAAAGCCAATTGTTCACTGGAATGGCTGGCCACCGGCTGTGGTTATCTCTACCGTCAGGCTGAAGTCGTGGACAAAGATGCGCTGGCTGTTGCCTGGGAGCATGTGACCGGGCAATCATTCAGTGGCAAAACCGCAGACGAACTCACCAAAGTGCTGTCCGGCTACCAGTTTCTCCGCACCCATAAAAAATCCGATGGCTACCTGGATGTACAGGCCATGGCCAGCTTTTTGTCTCTGGCACAACAGGAAGAGCCATCGTAA
- a CDS encoding aspartate aminotransferase family protein yields the protein MSIFEQRESEIRAYCRVYPVVFDTASNARQTDENGKEYIDFFAGAGVLNFGHNNERMKQAVIEYLQRNGVTHSLDMHTLAKRHFMERFSRIILEPRQMSHKMQFMGPTGTNAVEAALKLARRATGRHDIVAFHHGFHGMTLGSLACTANQYFREAAGIPLTHVSHTAFGAEGATADTAMQALKLLEESYRDGSSGVTAPAAFLVETVQAEGGVNIADKTWLRALASLAKSVGALLIVDDIQAGMGRTGSFFSFDDYGIEPDIICLAKGLGGLGTPIAMNLVKPDYDRHWSPGEHTGTFRGQCLSFVAGSEALSYFEDSHLMAEVKEKEAIMQSALGSLGAYETIEIRGKGMLYGVDVGNGERAKTIVSRCFDGGLLVSACGSGGRVIKLIPPLTTPEADLKAGLAILVAVTQDVLQEAA from the coding sequence ATGAGCATTTTTGAACAGCGCGAATCCGAAATCCGGGCATACTGCCGGGTCTACCCTGTCGTGTTTGACACGGCCAGCAATGCCAGGCAGACAGATGAAAACGGCAAAGAATATATCGACTTTTTCGCCGGGGCTGGCGTGCTGAACTTTGGTCATAATAATGAACGGATGAAACAGGCGGTCATTGAATATTTGCAGCGTAACGGCGTGACCCACAGCCTGGACATGCATACCCTCGCCAAGCGTCATTTCATGGAACGATTTTCCCGGATCATTCTTGAACCGCGCCAGATGTCACACAAGATGCAGTTTATGGGCCCTACCGGCACCAATGCGGTTGAAGCGGCCCTGAAGCTGGCCCGGCGTGCCACGGGACGGCATGACATTGTGGCTTTTCATCATGGTTTCCATGGCATGACGCTCGGTTCACTGGCATGTACTGCCAATCAGTATTTCAGGGAGGCGGCCGGTATTCCGCTGACACATGTCTCGCATACCGCATTCGGGGCGGAAGGGGCAACGGCCGATACCGCCATGCAGGCATTAAAACTGCTGGAAGAAAGTTACCGGGACGGGTCAAGCGGGGTAACAGCACCGGCTGCCTTTCTGGTTGAGACGGTGCAGGCAGAAGGCGGGGTGAATATTGCCGACAAAACCTGGCTTCGGGCTTTGGCGTCACTGGCGAAGTCGGTCGGTGCGCTGCTGATTGTGGATGATATTCAGGCGGGGATGGGGCGGACCGGTTCCTTCTTCAGCTTTGATGATTACGGCATCGAACCGGATATCATCTGTCTGGCGAAAGGCTTAGGCGGACTGGGTACGCCGATTGCGATGAATCTGGTGAAACCTGATTATGACCGTCACTGGTCACCGGGTGAACACACCGGGACTTTCCGTGGCCAGTGTCTGTCTTTCGTGGCCGGCAGTGAAGCCCTGAGCTATTTCGAAGACAGTCACCTGATGGCGGAAGTGAAAGAGAAAGAAGCCATCATGCAGTCTGCACTCGGATCGCTGGGGGCTTATGAAACCATTGAGATCCGCGGCAAAGGCATGTTGTACGGTGTGGATGTCGGGAACGGCGAAAGAGCAAAAACCATTGTCAGCCGCTGTTTTGACGGCGGACTGCTGGTCTCCGCCTGCGGCAGCGGGGGCCGGGTGATTAAGCTGATCCCGCCGTTGACGACACCAGAGGCTGATCTCAAGGCCGGGCTGGCGATTCTGGTGGCTGTGACACAAGACGTTCTGCAGGAGGCGGCATGA
- a CDS encoding N-acetyltransferase family protein codes for MNLIRIEAMKPAHLEQVAVLSVEETQVKFVGTMNEILVIIDNIVHPHVILDGETVVGFFLIDTRYGQCYDFSETDALGLRAFFIDQHHQGKGYGKAAVASLKSFLKSAYPEALQLFLTVNCKNPAARYCYEQGGFTDTGDLYLGGAAGPQHIMQMALKN; via the coding sequence ATGAATCTGATTCGTATTGAAGCAATGAAACCGGCTCATCTTGAGCAAGTTGCGGTGTTGTCGGTTGAGGAAACACAGGTGAAATTTGTCGGGACCATGAATGAGATTCTGGTGATCATCGACAATATCGTTCATCCGCATGTGATTCTGGATGGGGAAACTGTCGTCGGTTTCTTTCTGATCGATACCCGCTATGGTCAGTGTTACGATTTTTCAGAGACGGATGCTCTGGGGCTGCGTGCCTTTTTCATCGATCAGCATCATCAGGGCAAAGGTTACGGCAAGGCCGCTGTTGCCAGCCTGAAGTCATTCCTGAAATCAGCTTATCCGGAAGCACTGCAGCTGTTTCTGACGGTGAACTGCAAAAATCCGGCTGCCAGATATTGCTATGAGCAAGGTGGATTTACCGATACCGGTGATCTTTATCTGGGGGGCGCAGCCGGGCCACAGCACATCATGCAGATGGCCCTGAAAAACTGA
- a CDS encoding GIN domain-containing protein, producing the protein MNQTAKKVMLPASLTGILLFSGIVGGIPFSFADEQTRTLPLSSFDSLTVEKGMEVSVHCSDRNYFEATGDSKVLDQMKVRDRQGTVQISNESEGKWEDIEPITLHVYTAQPLHKLEARFGIQADVDSCALAKDSFTAIGKMGSKLALSGETETLSLELAMGAVLTQAPQPLQINKATVELGMGASAWLCHAKSVSGNQSAGTRLSVSPGTQTHINSGYGTTLVFDAC; encoded by the coding sequence ATGAATCAAACAGCCAAAAAAGTAATGCTTCCCGCTTCTCTCACCGGTATCCTGCTTTTCTCCGGCATCGTCGGTGGTATCCCTTTCAGCTTTGCTGATGAACAAACCCGCACGTTACCCCTCAGCAGTTTCGACTCGCTGACGGTTGAAAAAGGGATGGAAGTCAGCGTGCACTGCAGTGACCGAAACTATTTTGAAGCCACCGGAGACAGCAAAGTCCTGGATCAAATGAAAGTCAGGGACCGGCAGGGGACGGTTCAGATCAGCAATGAATCTGAGGGGAAATGGGAAGATATTGAACCCATCACGCTTCATGTCTATACCGCACAGCCACTGCATAAACTCGAAGCCAGATTTGGTATTCAGGCCGATGTGGATAGTTGTGCCCTTGCGAAAGACAGCTTCACAGCCATCGGCAAAATGGGCAGTAAACTGGCACTCAGCGGTGAAACCGAGACCCTTTCACTTGAGCTGGCCATGGGTGCCGTACTGACGCAGGCCCCGCAACCATTACAGATCAACAAAGCCACCGTCGAGCTGGGTATGGGCGCCAGCGCCTGGTTATGCCATGCCAAATCGGTTTCCGGTAATCAGTCAGCCGGGACCCGATTATCTGTTTCTCCCGGCACGCAAACCCACATCAACAGCGGCTACGGCACAACCCTCGTATTTGATGCGTGTTAA